One genomic segment of Sminthopsis crassicaudata isolate SCR6 chromosome 4, ASM4859323v1, whole genome shotgun sequence includes these proteins:
- the MMP28 gene encoding matrix metalloproteinase-28 isoform X1, producing MALGWRLQLQVLLLLAGPGSGAPPNAGGRRREAEVFLEKYGYLPEHSPKAPSSTQLTDAIREFQWVSHLPVSGQLDTATMHQMALPRCGVDDSESHSAWTERLSSLFAGRRAKTRLKKRFVQQTGGKWYKRHLSYRLVNWPEYLPEPAVRQAVRAAFQVWSNVSSLEFWEAPAAGPADIRLTFFQGDHNDGLSNAFDGPGGALAHAFFPRRGEAHFDRDERWSFKSRRGRNLFVVLAHEIGHTLGLGHSPAPRALMAPYYKRLGRDSVLNWDDVLAIQNLYGQPLGGSVAEQLPGKLFTNFEDWDPHRSWDRKSGARGPYYCHSFFDTITADKDHQVYIFKGNHFWEVGADGNASEPRLLQEKWASLPPDIEAAAVSQDDGDFHFFKGSRCWRFRGSRLLKGYPQLCRAGGLPRHPDAAFFFPPLHRIVLFKGPRYYVLANGELQIEPYYPRGLRDWGGVPAGIQGALPGSEGSILFFRDDRYWRFDQISLKVVATGRWAEELPWMGCWDANSGGALF from the exons ATGGCTCTCGGCTGGCGACTCCAGCTGCAGGTCCTGTTGCTTCTGGCCGGCCCGGGCTCGGGAGCCCCGCCCAACGCAGGGGGCAGAAGGCGAGAAGCGGAG GTATTCTTGGAGAAGTATGGGTACCTCCCGGAGCACAGTCCAAAAGCTCCCAGCTCTACACAGCTTACAGATGCCATAAG GGAGTTCCAGTGGGTGTCCCACCTGCCAGTCAGTGGGCAACTAGACACCGCCACGATGCACCAAATGGCCCTGCCACGGTGTGGGGTGGATGACTCGGAGAGCCATTCAGCCTGGACTGAGAGGCTCAGCTCCCTCTTTGCTGGTCGCAGAGCCAAGACGAGGCTCAAGAAACGCTTTGTGCAGCAAA CAGGAGGCAAATGGTACAAACGCCATCTTTCCTACCGCCTGGTGAACTGGCCCGAGTACCTACCAGAGCCAGCGGTTCGCCAGGCCGTGCGGGCGGCCTTCCAGGTGTGGAGCAACGTGTCCTCTCTGGAGTTCTGGGAAGCCCCAGCAGCAGGCCCCGCCGACATCCGCCTCACCTTTTTTCAGGGTGATCACAACGACGGGCTCAGCAACGCTTTTGATGGGCCAG GAGGTGCCCTGGCCCACGCCTTCTTCCCCCGTCGTGGGGAAGCGCACTTTGACAGGGATGAGCGCTGGTCCTTCAAAAGCCGCAGAGGTCGGAACCTGTTCGTGGTGTTGGCCCATGAGATTGGCCACACGCTGGGGCTGGGTCACTCCCCTGCTCCTCGGGCTCTCATGGCACCCTATTACAAGCGACTGGGACGGGACTCTGTGCTGAACTGGGATGATGTCCTGGCCATCCAAAACCTGTATG gaCAGCCCCTGGGGGGCTCAGTGGCTGAACAGCTCCCTGGAAAGCTATTCACCAATTTTGAGGACTGGGACCCCCACAGGTCCTGGGACAGGAAATCTGGAGCTAGAGGACCCTATTATTGCCACTCTTTTTTTGACACCATCACAGCAG acaAGGACCACCAAGTCTACATCTTTAAAGGAAACCATTTCTGGGAGGTGGGGGCTGACGGCAATGCTTCCGAACCCCGACTCCTGCAGGAGAAATGGGCCAGTTTACCCCCTGACATCGAAGCAGCTGCTGTGTCCCAAGATGATGGAGACTTCCACTTCTTCAAAG GGAGTCGATGCTGGCGATTCCGGGGATCAAGATTGCTGAAGGGCTATCCCCAACTATGCCGAGCAGGGGGACTTCCTCGCCACCCAGATGCTGCATTTTTCTTCCCACCACTACACCGGATTGTGCTCTTCAAAGGTCCTCGCTACTATGTACTGGCTAACGGAGAGCTGCAGATTGAACCCTACTACCCCCGAGGTTTAAGGGATTGGGGGGGTGTTCCCGCAGGGATCCAAGGGGCTCTGCCTGGGTCCGAAGGCTCCATCCTTTTCTTCCGGGATGACCGCTACTGGCGTTTTGACCAGATCTCACTGAAGGTGGTAGCAACAGGCCGGTGGGCTGAAGAACTTCCATGGATGGGCTGCTGGGATGCTAACTCTGGGGGTGCTCTGTTTTGA
- the MMP28 gene encoding matrix metalloproteinase-28 isoform X2 → MALGWRLQLQVLLLLAGPGSGAPPNAGGRRREAEVFLEKYGYLPEHSPKAPSSTQLTDAIREFQWVSHLPVSGQLDTATMHQMALPRCGVDDSESHSAWTERLSSLFAGRRAKTRLKKRFVQQRGKWYKRHLSYRLVNWPEYLPEPAVRQAVRAAFQVWSNVSSLEFWEAPAAGPADIRLTFFQGDHNDGLSNAFDGPGGALAHAFFPRRGEAHFDRDERWSFKSRRGRNLFVVLAHEIGHTLGLGHSPAPRALMAPYYKRLGRDSVLNWDDVLAIQNLYGQPLGGSVAEQLPGKLFTNFEDWDPHRSWDRKSGARGPYYCHSFFDTITADKDHQVYIFKGNHFWEVGADGNASEPRLLQEKWASLPPDIEAAAVSQDDGDFHFFKGSRCWRFRGSRLLKGYPQLCRAGGLPRHPDAAFFFPPLHRIVLFKGPRYYVLANGELQIEPYYPRGLRDWGGVPAGIQGALPGSEGSILFFRDDRYWRFDQISLKVVATGRWAEELPWMGCWDANSGGALF, encoded by the exons ATGGCTCTCGGCTGGCGACTCCAGCTGCAGGTCCTGTTGCTTCTGGCCGGCCCGGGCTCGGGAGCCCCGCCCAACGCAGGGGGCAGAAGGCGAGAAGCGGAG GTATTCTTGGAGAAGTATGGGTACCTCCCGGAGCACAGTCCAAAAGCTCCCAGCTCTACACAGCTTACAGATGCCATAAG GGAGTTCCAGTGGGTGTCCCACCTGCCAGTCAGTGGGCAACTAGACACCGCCACGATGCACCAAATGGCCCTGCCACGGTGTGGGGTGGATGACTCGGAGAGCCATTCAGCCTGGACTGAGAGGCTCAGCTCCCTCTTTGCTGGTCGCAGAGCCAAGACGAGGCTCAAGAAACGCTTTGTGCAGCAAA GAGGCAAATGGTACAAACGCCATCTTTCCTACCGCCTGGTGAACTGGCCCGAGTACCTACCAGAGCCAGCGGTTCGCCAGGCCGTGCGGGCGGCCTTCCAGGTGTGGAGCAACGTGTCCTCTCTGGAGTTCTGGGAAGCCCCAGCAGCAGGCCCCGCCGACATCCGCCTCACCTTTTTTCAGGGTGATCACAACGACGGGCTCAGCAACGCTTTTGATGGGCCAG GAGGTGCCCTGGCCCACGCCTTCTTCCCCCGTCGTGGGGAAGCGCACTTTGACAGGGATGAGCGCTGGTCCTTCAAAAGCCGCAGAGGTCGGAACCTGTTCGTGGTGTTGGCCCATGAGATTGGCCACACGCTGGGGCTGGGTCACTCCCCTGCTCCTCGGGCTCTCATGGCACCCTATTACAAGCGACTGGGACGGGACTCTGTGCTGAACTGGGATGATGTCCTGGCCATCCAAAACCTGTATG gaCAGCCCCTGGGGGGCTCAGTGGCTGAACAGCTCCCTGGAAAGCTATTCACCAATTTTGAGGACTGGGACCCCCACAGGTCCTGGGACAGGAAATCTGGAGCTAGAGGACCCTATTATTGCCACTCTTTTTTTGACACCATCACAGCAG acaAGGACCACCAAGTCTACATCTTTAAAGGAAACCATTTCTGGGAGGTGGGGGCTGACGGCAATGCTTCCGAACCCCGACTCCTGCAGGAGAAATGGGCCAGTTTACCCCCTGACATCGAAGCAGCTGCTGTGTCCCAAGATGATGGAGACTTCCACTTCTTCAAAG GGAGTCGATGCTGGCGATTCCGGGGATCAAGATTGCTGAAGGGCTATCCCCAACTATGCCGAGCAGGGGGACTTCCTCGCCACCCAGATGCTGCATTTTTCTTCCCACCACTACACCGGATTGTGCTCTTCAAAGGTCCTCGCTACTATGTACTGGCTAACGGAGAGCTGCAGATTGAACCCTACTACCCCCGAGGTTTAAGGGATTGGGGGGGTGTTCCCGCAGGGATCCAAGGGGCTCTGCCTGGGTCCGAAGGCTCCATCCTTTTCTTCCGGGATGACCGCTACTGGCGTTTTGACCAGATCTCACTGAAGGTGGTAGCAACAGGCCGGTGGGCTGAAGAACTTCCATGGATGGGCTGCTGGGATGCTAACTCTGGGGGTGCTCTGTTTTGA
- the C4H17orf50 gene encoding uncharacterized protein C17orf50 homolog, translated as MDKRGNGLKIPLWKKNPEEFLDDEVEEGDNEEEEDSEEKDSDEAENESEKEGDYWESGQELQDGDGKDKGSVSYCPLRQESSASEVSSLRRSESGFWTWLSPFTLLSNLAFPVDRKRIQPGQMCLLEKQRPNDGPCSRCEILFCRKCETLHCDPNYVEHCILDHWEGGASDREEFEAEPKSPSQETVLFMNPPFVVEDVQ; from the exons ATGGATAAGAGGGGCAATG GTCTGAAGATCCCTCTGTGGAAAAAGAATCCAGAAGAATTCCTGGATGATGAGGTGGAAGAGGGGGacaatgaagaggaggaggattcTGAAGAGAAGGATTCAGATGAGGCAGAGAATGAATCAGAGAAGGAGGGGGATTACTGGGAATCGGGACAGGAGCTCCAGGATGGTGATGGGAAAGACAAAGGCTCAGTATCTTACTGTCCTCTCCGTCAAGAGTCCAGTGCATCTGAGGTGTCGTCCCTGAGGCGCTCTGAGAGTGGATTCTGGACCTGGCTCAGTCCCTTTACCCTCCTCTCCAATCTAGCCTTTCCTGTGGACAG GAAGAGGATCCAGCCAGGGCAGATGTGCCTCCTGGAGAAGCAACGACCCAATGATGGACCCTGTTCCCGCTGTGAGATTCTGTTCTGCAGGAAATGCGAGACTCTGCACTGTGACCCCAACTATGTTGAGCACTGTATTCTGGATCATTGGGAGGGAG GTGCTTCAGATCGTGAAGAATTTGAGGCAGAACCAAAAAGTCCTTCCCAGGAGACAGTTTTGTTTATGAACCCTCCCTTCGTAGTGGAGGATGTTCAATAA